In a genomic window of Sardina pilchardus chromosome 20, fSarPil1.1, whole genome shotgun sequence:
- the LOC134067611 gene encoding solute carrier family 22 member 13-like isoform X1, with the protein MHPLTTRCFPMGTLQKTVCWKLSLIIFFTAFLFFLDVFATHSSLCIAVDEVGLSDFNQKSQENVSRNVWQVDISSEDTKNSTSCLDTHIMAYGQTMFMIGLLIGSGFSGVLSDRYGKRILLLGCCFVQAAVPLATALLPYSTVYLVARCVTGITCCGIHMCCFSLGVEWSLPEGRIWPPTLLSFSFSVGMMCLAAVAYVVRGWMQFHLMLAFPQIICLPLYFSIPESPRWLLLNNGADQINVYRARSAEDRKWLDQLLDSLESEMVKGKKSPEEPNSHIAQFRSPTIVLRLLVMGFIGLASALTYYGISFSVGHFGVNIYLAQFFSGLSEAPSLGLPLLLARCGRRPFTMISLLVSGISSLLSLLVSRFCDLPWLVMTLALMAKLCMQSTTCVSLLYGIELFPTVIRQKCFGMVNVCYRIGCIVNAVVAPRGAIPLPAMICYSSGPFLGAALCLLLPETSGIPLPDTVQDCEKQPRFQLPCPPCSRRRPDQTLEGEDSDRNEKLALESEYKKAALSKEIV; encoded by the exons ATGCATCCGCTTACAACCCGTTGCTTTCCCATGGGGACATTACAAAAGACCGTCTGCTGGAAGTTGAGCCTGATCATATTTTTCACggcatttctctttttcttggaTGTGTTCGCAACCCATAGCAGCTTGTGCATTGCTGTGGATGAGGTCGGGCTTTCAGATTTCAACCAGAAGTCTCAAGAAAACGTGTCACGTAATGTGTGGCAAGTTGACATCAGCAGTGAAGATACAAAA AATTCAACATCTTGTCTGGATACCCATATCATGGCCTATGGACAGACCATGTTCATGATAGGACTTCTGATTGGATCGGGATTTTCTGGTGTGCTCTCCGACAG ATATGGTAAAAGAATCCTTCTCCTGGGCTGCTGCTTTGTCCAGGCAGCGGTGCCGCTGGCGACGGCGCTGCTACCGTACTCAACCGTCTACCTCGTTGCGCGGTGCGTCACGGGGATCACCTGTTGCGGGATCCACATGTGCTGCTTCAGTTTGG gggtggagtggagtctCCCTGAAGGTCGGATTTGGCCACCGACGCTTCTCTCCTTCAGCTTCAGCGTGGGCATGATGTGCTTGGCAGCCGTGGCTTATGTCGTGCGCGGATGGATGCAGTTCCACCTCATGCTGGCCTTTCCGCAGATTATCTGCCTTCCACTTTACTT TTCCATTCCAGAATCCCCCAGATGGCTGCTATTGAACAACGGAGCAGATCAGATTAATGTGTACCGCGCCAGAAGTGCCGAGGACAGGAAATGGCtggaccag CTGCTGGACTCCCTGGAGAGTGAGATGGTGAAAGGCAAGAAGAGCCCGGAGGAGCCCAACTCCCACATCGCCCAGTTCAGATCGCCCACCATCGTCCTGCGCCTGCTGGTCATGGGCTTTATTGG GCTGGCCTCGGCGCTCACCTATTACGGCATCTCCTTCAGCGTGGGGCACTTTGGGGTAAATATCTACCTGGCGCAGTTCTTCTCGGGGCTGTCCGAGGCGCCCTCGCTGGGGCTACCCCTGCTGCTGGCCCGGTGTGGACGCAGGCCGTTCACCATGATCTCCCTGCTGGTCAGCGGCATCTCCAGCCTGCTGTCGCTGCTGGTCTCCAGGTTCTGTG ACTTGCCCTGGCTGGTGATGACCCTGGCTCTCATGGCCAAGCTGTGCATGCAGTCCACCACCTGTGTGTCCCTCCTCTACGGGATAGAGCTTTTCCCCACAGTCATCAG ACAGAAGTGTTTTGGGATGGTGAACGTGTGCTACCGCATCGGCTGCATCGTGAACGCCGTGGTGGCGCCGCGTGGCGCGATCCCGCTGCCCGCCATGATCTGCTACAGCAGCGGGCCCTTCCTGGGCGCGGCCCTGTGCCTACTGCTGCCCGAGACCAGCGGCATCCCGCTGCCCGACACCGTGCAGGACTGCGAGAAGCAGCCTCGATTCCAGCTCCCGTGCCCACCGTGCTCCAG ACGCCGCCCTGATCAGACACTAGAGGGCGAAGATTCGGACCGTAATGAAAAGCTGGCTCTGGAGTCCGAGTATAAGAAAGCTGCTCTGTCGAAAGAAATCGTCTAA
- the LOC134067611 gene encoding solute carrier family 22 member 13-like isoform X2, which yields MHPLTTRCFPMGTLQKTVCWKLSLIIFFTAFLFFLDVFATHSSLCIAVDEVGLSDFNQKSQENVSRNVWQVDISSEDTKNSTSCLDTHIMAYGQTMFMIGLLIGSGFSGVLSDRYGKRILLLGCCFVQAAVPLATALLPYSTVYLVARCVTGITCCGIHMCCFSLGVEWSLPEGRIWPPTLLSFSFSVGMMCLAAVAYVVRGWMQFHLMLAFPQIICLPLYFSIPESPRWLLLNNGADQINVYRARSAEDRKWLDQLLDSLESEMVKGKKSPEEPNSHIAQFRSPTIVLRLLVMGFIGLASALTYYGISFSVGHFGVNIYLAQFFSGLSEAPSLGLPLLLARCGRRPFTMISLLVSGISSLLSLLVSRFCDLPWLVMTLALMAKLCMQSTTCVSLLYGIELFPTVIRQKCFGLVNVC from the exons ATGCATCCGCTTACAACCCGTTGCTTTCCCATGGGGACATTACAAAAGACCGTCTGCTGGAAGTTGAGCCTGATCATATTTTTCACggcatttctctttttcttggaTGTGTTCGCAACCCATAGCAGCTTGTGCATTGCTGTGGATGAGGTCGGGCTTTCAGATTTCAACCAGAAGTCTCAAGAAAACGTGTCACGTAATGTGTGGCAAGTTGACATCAGCAGTGAAGATACAAAA AATTCAACATCTTGTCTGGATACCCATATCATGGCCTATGGACAGACCATGTTCATGATAGGACTTCTGATTGGATCGGGATTTTCTGGTGTGCTCTCCGACAG ATATGGTAAAAGAATCCTTCTCCTGGGCTGCTGCTTTGTCCAGGCAGCGGTGCCGCTGGCGACGGCGCTGCTACCGTACTCAACCGTCTACCTCGTTGCGCGGTGCGTCACGGGGATCACCTGTTGCGGGATCCACATGTGCTGCTTCAGTTTGG gggtggagtggagtctCCCTGAAGGTCGGATTTGGCCACCGACGCTTCTCTCCTTCAGCTTCAGCGTGGGCATGATGTGCTTGGCAGCCGTGGCTTATGTCGTGCGCGGATGGATGCAGTTCCACCTCATGCTGGCCTTTCCGCAGATTATCTGCCTTCCACTTTACTT TTCCATTCCAGAATCCCCCAGATGGCTGCTATTGAACAACGGAGCAGATCAGATTAATGTGTACCGCGCCAGAAGTGCCGAGGACAGGAAATGGCtggaccag CTGCTGGACTCCCTGGAGAGTGAGATGGTGAAAGGCAAGAAGAGCCCGGAGGAGCCCAACTCCCACATCGCCCAGTTCAGATCGCCCACCATCGTCCTGCGCCTGCTGGTCATGGGCTTTATTGG GCTGGCCTCGGCGCTCACCTATTACGGCATCTCCTTCAGCGTGGGGCACTTTGGGGTAAATATCTACCTGGCGCAGTTCTTCTCGGGGCTGTCCGAGGCGCCCTCGCTGGGGCTACCCCTGCTGCTGGCCCGGTGTGGACGCAGGCCGTTCACCATGATCTCCCTGCTGGTCAGCGGCATCTCCAGCCTGCTGTCGCTGCTGGTCTCCAGGTTCTGTG ACTTGCCCTGGCTGGTGATGACCCTGGCTCTCATGGCCAAGCTGTGCATGCAGTCCACCACCTGTGTGTCCCTCCTCTACGGGATAGAGCTTTTCCCCACAGTCATCAG ACAGAAGTGTTTTGGGCTGGTGAACGTGTGCTAG